Proteins from a genomic interval of Paenibacillus sp. RC334:
- a CDS encoding iron ABC transporter permease, protein MTPGTSGIYPSKHNSRANVAGKPAWGFTTILLLLTGGLMLSVTLAVMLGPVAVAPGTVWRIALSHLPWLDQWIPVTWTKPEQYIVWEIRFPRVLLGVVVGAGLAVTGAAIQALIRNSLADPYILGVSSGASVTATLVIVFGAFGFLGRLALPLSAFIGSLAAMLMVFALARVAGRISTTRLLLAGVAVSMMLSAVTNFIVTMAPNEKGIRDAMYWMMGSLAGAQWDTLLIPSLIIAAGTVVLLTRYRSLNALLTGEEAAVTLGVNVQAFRVLLVVVASLLTGAVVSVSGSIGFVGLMIPHIVRLMVGSDHRRVLPVSLLAGAIFVVWADGCARLVLAPQELPIGIVTAVCGGPFFVWLLRRSSYSFGGEK, encoded by the coding sequence ATGACCCCAGGAACTAGCGGCATTTATCCGTCAAAACATAATTCTCGCGCTAACGTAGCTGGAAAGCCTGCTTGGGGATTTACCACGATTTTGCTGCTGCTGACTGGAGGGTTGATGCTGTCGGTCACACTCGCCGTCATGCTTGGTCCCGTAGCAGTTGCACCGGGAACAGTATGGCGAATTGCGCTGTCCCATCTTCCCTGGCTGGATCAATGGATACCCGTGACATGGACGAAGCCGGAGCAATATATCGTTTGGGAAATCCGATTTCCGCGCGTGTTGCTAGGTGTCGTCGTAGGAGCAGGACTTGCTGTTACAGGTGCGGCTATTCAGGCCTTAATTCGTAATTCGTTAGCTGATCCCTATATTTTAGGAGTCTCGTCCGGGGCTTCGGTGACAGCGACGCTGGTGATTGTGTTTGGAGCTTTCGGATTCCTGGGCCGACTTGCGCTGCCTTTATCTGCTTTTATAGGTTCGCTTGCTGCGATGCTCATGGTATTCGCATTGGCTCGTGTGGCTGGACGCATATCGACGACCCGCTTGCTCCTGGCAGGGGTGGCGGTGTCCATGATGCTGTCGGCTGTGACCAACTTTATCGTCACTATGGCCCCGAATGAAAAAGGCATTCGTGACGCGATGTATTGGATGATGGGAAGTCTGGCAGGCGCTCAATGGGATACGCTTCTCATTCCAAGCCTCATTATAGCGGCTGGAACGGTTGTCCTGCTTACCCGATATCGATCGCTGAATGCTTTACTAACGGGTGAAGAGGCCGCCGTAACGCTCGGTGTGAACGTACAGGCGTTTCGTGTATTGCTGGTTGTCGTGGCTTCACTTTTAACCGGGGCAGTCGTATCGGTCAGTGGCTCGATTGGCTTTGTCGGGCTTATGATTCCGCATATCGTCAGGCTGATGGTGGGATCGGATCATCGACGTGTCCTGCCCGTCAGCTTGTTGGCGGGAGCTATCTTTGTCGTGTGGGCAGACGGATGTGCTCGGCTCGTGCTGGCTCCACAGGAACTGCCGATTGGTATTGTGACGGCTGTGTGCGGAGGACCCTTCTTTGTATGGCTGCTGCGGCGCAGTTCTTATTCGTTTGGAGGCGAAAAATGA
- a CDS encoding ABC transporter ATP-binding protein, whose product MNIEVEHVTFSIHDKRLIDGICLQVKTGELVGLIGPNGSGKSTLLKNMYRVLKPDSGLVTLDGRDMLEMKYKETARQMAVVSQDAPQAFDFSVRDIVLMGRHPHKKLLEADTAVDHELVEQALERVGMDAQADQGFATLSGGEKQRVLIARALAGQAKFLILDEPTNHLDIRYQLQILDLVKALQVTTLAALHDLNLAAFYCDLIYVLKEGKVVASGITDEVLQPDLLRGVFGVETEICIHPKTGKPSITFLPDSLRSGDNL is encoded by the coding sequence ATGAATATAGAAGTCGAACACGTGACCTTCAGTATTCACGATAAACGGCTGATCGACGGCATCTGCCTCCAGGTAAAAACGGGGGAACTGGTCGGACTGATCGGTCCGAACGGCAGCGGCAAATCGACGTTGCTCAAAAACATGTACCGTGTGCTAAAGCCTGACAGCGGTTTGGTTACGCTGGATGGCCGGGATATGCTAGAGATGAAGTACAAGGAAACGGCCCGGCAAATGGCTGTGGTGAGTCAGGATGCACCGCAAGCGTTTGATTTTTCAGTACGAGACATCGTCCTGATGGGTCGCCATCCACATAAGAAACTGCTGGAAGCAGACACTGCCGTCGATCATGAGCTGGTCGAGCAGGCGCTGGAGCGGGTAGGCATGGATGCTCAGGCGGATCAGGGCTTTGCCACCTTGTCCGGTGGTGAAAAGCAACGGGTACTGATTGCCAGAGCGTTGGCCGGACAGGCCAAATTTCTCATTTTGGATGAGCCGACGAATCATCTGGATATCCGGTATCAGCTGCAAATTCTGGATTTGGTCAAAGCGCTACAGGTAACCACACTGGCTGCGCTGCATGATTTGAATTTGGCGGCATTTTATTGTGACCTAATTTATGTATTAAAAGAGGGCAAGGTGGTAGCCTCTGGCATAACGGATGAGGTGCTTCAGCCCGACCTGCTGCGCGGTGTATTCGGGGTAGAGACAGAAATCTGCATTCATCCGAAAACCGGGAAGCCGAGTATTACCTTTTTACCGGATTCCCTCAGGAGCGGAGACAATCTATGA